From Etheostoma spectabile isolate EspeVRDwgs_2016 chromosome 8, UIUC_Espe_1.0, whole genome shotgun sequence, a single genomic window includes:
- the rab3il1 gene encoding guanine nucleotide exchange factor for Rab-3A isoform X3: MDAFEGIHSVQISSSPPSSTTASPGYEILKAGRSGIAVYSSSVFFGTPDVLGLPAARHVHKCSRETEEEEGCAVGRLVDLDPEPMSRVEGGGQAGPTSGRDHGNLSRHRSSSLEIKEKEIREKGSEILREQLDTAKRELKLKDKECERLSQVRNQLEQELEELTASLFEEAHKMVHEANVKQAAAEKQLKEAQGKIDVLQAEVTALKTLVLTSTPSSPNRQLHPQLQPSGPRGAYKHVGGHVRNKSASAGFPSLPGKPEPSSVSIQPAAREDREERGEGLGTDSRQMDSVLYAEFLMWKENPSVERSSAFLSRIYREDIGPCLSFTRSELSQLVQSAVENNSLTIEPVAMSALPMVKASAIECGGPNGFRAAIETKCALSGMSRLCRHRIKLGDKGSYYYISPSSRTRITAVCNFFTYIRYIQQGLVRHDAEQMFWEVMRLRREMTVAKLGFYLTDQG; this comes from the exons ATGGATGCTTTTGAGGGAATTCACAGCGTCCAGATTTCCTCTTCTCCACCATCTTCAACAACAGCCAGCCCAGGATATGAAATCCTCAAAGCAGGGAGATCTGGAATAGCAGTATACTCCTCCTCTGTGTTTTTCGGCACACCTGATGTCCTGGGACTGCCAGCCGCCAGACACGTGCACAAGTGCAGCAGGGaaactgaggaggaggagggctgtGCTGTTGGACG GTTAGTAGATCTGGATCCAGAGCCAATGTCCAGAGTGGAGGGAGGAGGCCAGGCTGGGCCCACCTCAGGCAGGGACCATGGCAACCTCTCTCGGCATCGTAGCTCCTCGCTGGagatcaaagaaaaagaaatcagagAAAAGGGTTCGGAGATCCTCAGGGAACAGCTGGACACTGCAAAGAGG GAACTGAAACTAAAGGACAAGGAGTGTGAGCGTCTGTCGCAAGTCAGGAATCAGCTGgagcaggagctggaggagctgaCTGCCAGTCTGTTTGAG GAAGCTCACAAGATGGTGCATGAAGCTAACGTCAAACAAGCAGCTGCGGAGAAACAACTGAAGGAGGCTCAGGGAAAG ATTGATGTTCTGCAAGCAGAGGTGACGGCGCTCAAGACTCTGGTGTTGACATCAACACCATCTTCACCAAACCGCCAGCTGCATCCACAGCTGCAGCCGTCAGGACCCAGGGGAGCGTACAAACACGTCGGGGGTCACGTCCGCAACAAGAGCGCAAGTGCGGGCTTTCCATCTTTGCCTGGAAAACCAGAACCCTCCTCAGTTTCCATTCAGCCTGCGGCCAGAGAGGACCGAGAG GAGCGGGGGGAGGGGCTGGGCACTGACAGCCGACAG ATGGACTCTGTTCTGTATGCAGAGTTTTTGATGTGGAAGGAGAATCCTAGTGTTGAGCGCTCCTCTGCCTTCTTGAGTCGCATCTACAGAGAAGACATCGGACCGTGCCTCTCCTTCACAAGATCTGAG CTGTCACAGCTGGTGCAGAGTGCAGTGGAAAACAATTCTTTGACTATTGAGCCGGTTGCCATGTCAGCGTTACCAATGGTTAAAGCCTCAGCTATTGAGTGTGGCGGCCCAAA tGGCTTTAGGGCAGCAATAGAGAC AAAATGTGCATTAAGCGGCATGTCGCGCCTCTGCCGACATCGCATTAAACTTGGCGACAAGGGGAGCTACTATTACATCTCTCCTTCCAGCCGAACACGG ATCACAGCAGTTTGCAATTTTTTTACTTATATCCGCTACATCCAGCAGGGCCTGGTGAGACACGATG cgGAGCAGATGTTCTGGGAGGTGATGCGTCTCCGCAGAGAGATGACTGTGGCCAAGTTAGGTTTCTACCTCACCGACCAGGGCTAG
- the rab3il1 gene encoding guanine nucleotide exchange factor for Rab-3A isoform X2 has protein sequence MDAFEGIHSVQISSSPPSSTTASPGYEILKAGRSGIAVYSSSVFFGTPDVLGLPAARHVHKCSRETEEEEGCAVGRLVDLDPEPMSRVEGGGQAGPTSGRDHGNLSRHRSSSLEIKEKEIREKGSEILREQLDTAKRELKLKDKECERLSQVRNQLEQELEELTASLFEEAHKMVHEANVKQAAAEKQLKEAQGKIDVLQAEVTALKTLVLTSTPSSPNRQLHPQLQPSGPRGAYKHVGGHVRNKSASAGFPSLPGKPEPSSVSIQPAAREDREPAVPALLSLILCLVPGQSVNVTFDPYWQERGEGLGTDSRQMDSVLYAEFLMWKENPSVERSSAFLSRIYREDIGPCLSFTRSELSQLVQSAVENNSLTIEPVAMSALPMVKASAIECGGPKKCALSGMSRLCRHRIKLGDKGSYYYISPSSRTRITAVCNFFTYIRYIQQGLVRHDAEQMFWEVMRLRREMTVAKLGFYLTDQG, from the exons ATGGATGCTTTTGAGGGAATTCACAGCGTCCAGATTTCCTCTTCTCCACCATCTTCAACAACAGCCAGCCCAGGATATGAAATCCTCAAAGCAGGGAGATCTGGAATAGCAGTATACTCCTCCTCTGTGTTTTTCGGCACACCTGATGTCCTGGGACTGCCAGCCGCCAGACACGTGCACAAGTGCAGCAGGGaaactgaggaggaggagggctgtGCTGTTGGACG GTTAGTAGATCTGGATCCAGAGCCAATGTCCAGAGTGGAGGGAGGAGGCCAGGCTGGGCCCACCTCAGGCAGGGACCATGGCAACCTCTCTCGGCATCGTAGCTCCTCGCTGGagatcaaagaaaaagaaatcagagAAAAGGGTTCGGAGATCCTCAGGGAACAGCTGGACACTGCAAAGAGG GAACTGAAACTAAAGGACAAGGAGTGTGAGCGTCTGTCGCAAGTCAGGAATCAGCTGgagcaggagctggaggagctgaCTGCCAGTCTGTTTGAG GAAGCTCACAAGATGGTGCATGAAGCTAACGTCAAACAAGCAGCTGCGGAGAAACAACTGAAGGAGGCTCAGGGAAAG ATTGATGTTCTGCAAGCAGAGGTGACGGCGCTCAAGACTCTGGTGTTGACATCAACACCATCTTCACCAAACCGCCAGCTGCATCCACAGCTGCAGCCGTCAGGACCCAGGGGAGCGTACAAACACGTCGGGGGTCACGTCCGCAACAAGAGCGCAAGTGCGGGCTTTCCATCTTTGCCTGGAAAACCAGAACCCTCCTCAGTTTCCATTCAGCCTGCGGCCAGAGAGGACCGAGAG CCTGCTGTtcctgctctcctctctctgataCTCTGCCTGGTTCCTGGCCAGTCTGTCaatgtgacctttgacccttaCTGGCAGGAGCGGGGGGAGGGGCTGGGCACTGACAGCCGACAG ATGGACTCTGTTCTGTATGCAGAGTTTTTGATGTGGAAGGAGAATCCTAGTGTTGAGCGCTCCTCTGCCTTCTTGAGTCGCATCTACAGAGAAGACATCGGACCGTGCCTCTCCTTCACAAGATCTGAG CTGTCACAGCTGGTGCAGAGTGCAGTGGAAAACAATTCTTTGACTATTGAGCCGGTTGCCATGTCAGCGTTACCAATGGTTAAAGCCTCAGCTATTGAGTGTGGCGGCCCAAA AAAATGTGCATTAAGCGGCATGTCGCGCCTCTGCCGACATCGCATTAAACTTGGCGACAAGGGGAGCTACTATTACATCTCTCCTTCCAGCCGAACACGG ATCACAGCAGTTTGCAATTTTTTTACTTATATCCGCTACATCCAGCAGGGCCTGGTGAGACACGATG cgGAGCAGATGTTCTGGGAGGTGATGCGTCTCCGCAGAGAGATGACTGTGGCCAAGTTAGGTTTCTACCTCACCGACCAGGGCTAG
- the rab3il1 gene encoding guanine nucleotide exchange factor for Rab-3A isoform X4, with translation MDAFEGIHSVQISSSPPSSTTASPGYEILKAGRSGIAVYSSSVFFGTPDVLGLPAARHVHKCSRETEEEEGCAVGRLVDLDPEPMSRVEGGGQAGPTSGRDHGNLSRHRSSSLEIKEKEIREKGSEILREQLDTAKRELKLKDKECERLSQVRNQLEQELEELTASLFEEAHKMVHEANVKQAAAEKQLKEAQGKIDVLQAEVTALKTLVLTSTPSSPNRQLHPQLQPSGPRGAYKHVGGHVRNKSASAGFPSLPGKPEPSSVSIQPAAREDREMDSVLYAEFLMWKENPSVERSSAFLSRIYREDIGPCLSFTRSELSQLVQSAVENNSLTIEPVAMSALPMVKASAIECGGPNGFRAAIETKCALSGMSRLCRHRIKLGDKGSYYYISPSSRTRITAVCNFFTYIRYIQQGLVRHDAEQMFWEVMRLRREMTVAKLGFYLTDQG, from the exons ATGGATGCTTTTGAGGGAATTCACAGCGTCCAGATTTCCTCTTCTCCACCATCTTCAACAACAGCCAGCCCAGGATATGAAATCCTCAAAGCAGGGAGATCTGGAATAGCAGTATACTCCTCCTCTGTGTTTTTCGGCACACCTGATGTCCTGGGACTGCCAGCCGCCAGACACGTGCACAAGTGCAGCAGGGaaactgaggaggaggagggctgtGCTGTTGGACG GTTAGTAGATCTGGATCCAGAGCCAATGTCCAGAGTGGAGGGAGGAGGCCAGGCTGGGCCCACCTCAGGCAGGGACCATGGCAACCTCTCTCGGCATCGTAGCTCCTCGCTGGagatcaaagaaaaagaaatcagagAAAAGGGTTCGGAGATCCTCAGGGAACAGCTGGACACTGCAAAGAGG GAACTGAAACTAAAGGACAAGGAGTGTGAGCGTCTGTCGCAAGTCAGGAATCAGCTGgagcaggagctggaggagctgaCTGCCAGTCTGTTTGAG GAAGCTCACAAGATGGTGCATGAAGCTAACGTCAAACAAGCAGCTGCGGAGAAACAACTGAAGGAGGCTCAGGGAAAG ATTGATGTTCTGCAAGCAGAGGTGACGGCGCTCAAGACTCTGGTGTTGACATCAACACCATCTTCACCAAACCGCCAGCTGCATCCACAGCTGCAGCCGTCAGGACCCAGGGGAGCGTACAAACACGTCGGGGGTCACGTCCGCAACAAGAGCGCAAGTGCGGGCTTTCCATCTTTGCCTGGAAAACCAGAACCCTCCTCAGTTTCCATTCAGCCTGCGGCCAGAGAGGACCGAGAG ATGGACTCTGTTCTGTATGCAGAGTTTTTGATGTGGAAGGAGAATCCTAGTGTTGAGCGCTCCTCTGCCTTCTTGAGTCGCATCTACAGAGAAGACATCGGACCGTGCCTCTCCTTCACAAGATCTGAG CTGTCACAGCTGGTGCAGAGTGCAGTGGAAAACAATTCTTTGACTATTGAGCCGGTTGCCATGTCAGCGTTACCAATGGTTAAAGCCTCAGCTATTGAGTGTGGCGGCCCAAA tGGCTTTAGGGCAGCAATAGAGAC AAAATGTGCATTAAGCGGCATGTCGCGCCTCTGCCGACATCGCATTAAACTTGGCGACAAGGGGAGCTACTATTACATCTCTCCTTCCAGCCGAACACGG ATCACAGCAGTTTGCAATTTTTTTACTTATATCCGCTACATCCAGCAGGGCCTGGTGAGACACGATG cgGAGCAGATGTTCTGGGAGGTGATGCGTCTCCGCAGAGAGATGACTGTGGCCAAGTTAGGTTTCTACCTCACCGACCAGGGCTAG
- the rab3il1 gene encoding guanine nucleotide exchange factor for Rab-3A isoform X5, translating into MDAFEGIHSVQISSSPPSSTTASPGYEILKAGRSGIAVYSSSVFFGTPDVLGLPAARHVHKCSRETEEEEGCAVGRLVDLDPEPMSRVEGGGQAGPTSGRDHGNLSRHRSSSLEIKEKEIREKGSEILREQLDTAKRELKLKDKECERLSQVRNQLEQELEELTASLFEEAHKMVHEANVKQAAAEKQLKEAQGKIDVLQAEVTALKTLVLTSTPSSPNRQLHPQLQPSGPRGAYKHVGGHVRNKSASAGFPSLPGKPEPSSVSIQPAAREDREMDSVLYAEFLMWKENPSVERSSAFLSRIYREDIGPCLSFTRSELSQLVQSAVENNSLTIEPVAMSALPMVKASAIECGGPKKCALSGMSRLCRHRIKLGDKGSYYYISPSSRTRITAVCNFFTYIRYIQQGLVRHDAEQMFWEVMRLRREMTVAKLGFYLTDQG; encoded by the exons ATGGATGCTTTTGAGGGAATTCACAGCGTCCAGATTTCCTCTTCTCCACCATCTTCAACAACAGCCAGCCCAGGATATGAAATCCTCAAAGCAGGGAGATCTGGAATAGCAGTATACTCCTCCTCTGTGTTTTTCGGCACACCTGATGTCCTGGGACTGCCAGCCGCCAGACACGTGCACAAGTGCAGCAGGGaaactgaggaggaggagggctgtGCTGTTGGACG GTTAGTAGATCTGGATCCAGAGCCAATGTCCAGAGTGGAGGGAGGAGGCCAGGCTGGGCCCACCTCAGGCAGGGACCATGGCAACCTCTCTCGGCATCGTAGCTCCTCGCTGGagatcaaagaaaaagaaatcagagAAAAGGGTTCGGAGATCCTCAGGGAACAGCTGGACACTGCAAAGAGG GAACTGAAACTAAAGGACAAGGAGTGTGAGCGTCTGTCGCAAGTCAGGAATCAGCTGgagcaggagctggaggagctgaCTGCCAGTCTGTTTGAG GAAGCTCACAAGATGGTGCATGAAGCTAACGTCAAACAAGCAGCTGCGGAGAAACAACTGAAGGAGGCTCAGGGAAAG ATTGATGTTCTGCAAGCAGAGGTGACGGCGCTCAAGACTCTGGTGTTGACATCAACACCATCTTCACCAAACCGCCAGCTGCATCCACAGCTGCAGCCGTCAGGACCCAGGGGAGCGTACAAACACGTCGGGGGTCACGTCCGCAACAAGAGCGCAAGTGCGGGCTTTCCATCTTTGCCTGGAAAACCAGAACCCTCCTCAGTTTCCATTCAGCCTGCGGCCAGAGAGGACCGAGAG ATGGACTCTGTTCTGTATGCAGAGTTTTTGATGTGGAAGGAGAATCCTAGTGTTGAGCGCTCCTCTGCCTTCTTGAGTCGCATCTACAGAGAAGACATCGGACCGTGCCTCTCCTTCACAAGATCTGAG CTGTCACAGCTGGTGCAGAGTGCAGTGGAAAACAATTCTTTGACTATTGAGCCGGTTGCCATGTCAGCGTTACCAATGGTTAAAGCCTCAGCTATTGAGTGTGGCGGCCCAAA AAAATGTGCATTAAGCGGCATGTCGCGCCTCTGCCGACATCGCATTAAACTTGGCGACAAGGGGAGCTACTATTACATCTCTCCTTCCAGCCGAACACGG ATCACAGCAGTTTGCAATTTTTTTACTTATATCCGCTACATCCAGCAGGGCCTGGTGAGACACGATG cgGAGCAGATGTTCTGGGAGGTGATGCGTCTCCGCAGAGAGATGACTGTGGCCAAGTTAGGTTTCTACCTCACCGACCAGGGCTAG
- the rab3il1 gene encoding guanine nucleotide exchange factor for Rab-3A isoform X6, with product MSRVEGGGQAGPTSGRDHGNLSRHRSSSLEIKEKEIREKGSEILREQLDTAKRELKLKDKECERLSQVRNQLEQELEELTASLFEEAHKMVHEANVKQAAAEKQLKEAQGKIDVLQAEVTALKTLVLTSTPSSPNRQLHPQLQPSGPRGAYKHVGGHVRNKSASAGFPSLPGKPEPSSVSIQPAAREDREPAVPALLSLILCLVPGQSVNVTFDPYWQERGEGLGTDSRQMDSVLYAEFLMWKENPSVERSSAFLSRIYREDIGPCLSFTRSELSQLVQSAVENNSLTIEPVAMSALPMVKASAIECGGPNGFRAAIETKCALSGMSRLCRHRIKLGDKGSYYYISPSSRTRITAVCNFFTYIRYIQQGLVRHDAEQMFWEVMRLRREMTVAKLGFYLTDQG from the exons ATGTCCAGAGTGGAGGGAGGAGGCCAGGCTGGGCCCACCTCAGGCAGGGACCATGGCAACCTCTCTCGGCATCGTAGCTCCTCGCTGGagatcaaagaaaaagaaatcagagAAAAGGGTTCGGAGATCCTCAGGGAACAGCTGGACACTGCAAAGAGG GAACTGAAACTAAAGGACAAGGAGTGTGAGCGTCTGTCGCAAGTCAGGAATCAGCTGgagcaggagctggaggagctgaCTGCCAGTCTGTTTGAG GAAGCTCACAAGATGGTGCATGAAGCTAACGTCAAACAAGCAGCTGCGGAGAAACAACTGAAGGAGGCTCAGGGAAAG ATTGATGTTCTGCAAGCAGAGGTGACGGCGCTCAAGACTCTGGTGTTGACATCAACACCATCTTCACCAAACCGCCAGCTGCATCCACAGCTGCAGCCGTCAGGACCCAGGGGAGCGTACAAACACGTCGGGGGTCACGTCCGCAACAAGAGCGCAAGTGCGGGCTTTCCATCTTTGCCTGGAAAACCAGAACCCTCCTCAGTTTCCATTCAGCCTGCGGCCAGAGAGGACCGAGAG CCTGCTGTtcctgctctcctctctctgataCTCTGCCTGGTTCCTGGCCAGTCTGTCaatgtgacctttgacccttaCTGGCAGGAGCGGGGGGAGGGGCTGGGCACTGACAGCCGACAG ATGGACTCTGTTCTGTATGCAGAGTTTTTGATGTGGAAGGAGAATCCTAGTGTTGAGCGCTCCTCTGCCTTCTTGAGTCGCATCTACAGAGAAGACATCGGACCGTGCCTCTCCTTCACAAGATCTGAG CTGTCACAGCTGGTGCAGAGTGCAGTGGAAAACAATTCTTTGACTATTGAGCCGGTTGCCATGTCAGCGTTACCAATGGTTAAAGCCTCAGCTATTGAGTGTGGCGGCCCAAA tGGCTTTAGGGCAGCAATAGAGAC AAAATGTGCATTAAGCGGCATGTCGCGCCTCTGCCGACATCGCATTAAACTTGGCGACAAGGGGAGCTACTATTACATCTCTCCTTCCAGCCGAACACGG ATCACAGCAGTTTGCAATTTTTTTACTTATATCCGCTACATCCAGCAGGGCCTGGTGAGACACGATG cgGAGCAGATGTTCTGGGAGGTGATGCGTCTCCGCAGAGAGATGACTGTGGCCAAGTTAGGTTTCTACCTCACCGACCAGGGCTAG
- the best1 gene encoding bestrophin-2, with protein MTVTYSRRVADAGLGTFFHLLLRWKGSIYKLLYRELIIFTLLYYFFSIVYRFVLNDDQKRLFEKLSIYCDRYAELIPVSFVLGFYVTLVVSRWWGQFENVPWPDRLAALVGGHVRGADEASRLTRRTLMRYANLSGVLIYRSVSTAVYKRFPTMEHVVQAGLMTSEELRHLEDLRSPHNKFWVPCMWFVSLALRARTEGRINNDVALTAILTELNSLRAKCMKLYGYDWISLPLVYTQVATVAVYSFFLACLIGRQFLDPAQGYPGHDLDFYLPVFTLLQFFFYVGWLKVAEQLINPFGEDDDDFETNWLVDRNLQVSLVSVDEMYDSLPLVERDMYWNESEPQPPYTTASAEHRKPSFMGSALDISVPKDEMEFQSNLEQIKEHEEANYSTPLLGGLGRLLGVQSPNFPRSSRVSLLRRRPGAPQSRFPLYLHPEGPLTPSQGRQPLNHERDPDYAFSTMPLYERPGFYSCPQTPIHCVPPAMPRPRPARRTQNEWDRSCSSLAPPIMGSQLLPPDTPNHVPPPPSSAFPWLSADGEVSSATTFSFPDPPPELCPISKLRRGHGLLSRRPPPPRLNLDTLPSADSQPGPLSARVVGSGGERVFSFTPPSRTAAANPSNPNSSSGSINATSTNSAGTMGSLCNGTSHTNFSNHGNFSTSMRASNGGTNGGLSNNMNTVSTSASSQQETNQQHSPNDSGISLAEGDLLGVLVDGGVNKAAGGREQD; from the exons atgaCAGTAACGTACTCTCGTAGGGTTGCGGATGCAGGTCTCGGGACTTTCTTTCACCTGCTTCTGCGATGGAAGGGCAGCATCTATAAACTGCTCTACAGAGAGCTCATCATATTCACTCTTCTCTACTACTTCTTCAGTATTGTTTATAG GTTTGTGTTAAATGATGACCAGAAAAGGCTGTTTGAGAAGCTGTCAATATACTGTGACCGCTATGCAGAGCTCATCCCTGTGTCGTTTGTGCTGG GTTTCTATGTCACCTTGGTCGTGTCCCGTTGGTGGGGCCAGTTTGAGAATGTCCCCTGGCCAGACCGCTTGGCTGCATTAGTGGGTGGTCATGTTCGTGGAGCTGACGAGGCCTCCAGGCTGACCCGCAGAACTCTGATGCGATACGCCAACCTCTCTGGTGTGCTCATCTACCGCTCTGTCAGCACAGCGGTCTACAAGAGGTTTCCCACCATGGAGCATGTGGTGCAAGCAG GTTTGATGACGTCAGAGGAGCTGAGGCACCTGGAGGACTTGCGCTCTCCTCACAACAAGTTCTGGGTTCCCTGCATGTGGTTCGTCAGCCTGGCTCTGAGGGCTCGGACCGAGGGTCGCATCAACAACGACGTGGCACTAACAGCCATTCTCACT GAGCTGAATAGTTTACGGGCAAAGTGTATGAAGCTGTATGGTTACGACTGGATCAGCCTACCTCTTGTCTATACTCAG gTGGCAACAGTGGCGGTCTACAGCTTCTTCCTGGCTTGTCTGATTGGTCGTCAGTTCCTGGATCCAGCTCAGGGTTACCCTGGTCACGATCTGGACTTCTACCTGCCTGTTTTCACCCTGCTGCAGTTTTTCTTCTATGTTGGTTGGCTGAAG GTGGCCGAGCAACTCATTAATCCTTTTggtgaagatgatgatgacttTGAAACCAACTGGCTCGTTGATCGCAATTTACAG GTGTCCTTGGTGTCTGTGGATGAAATGTACGACAGCCTGCCGCTGGTTGAGAGGGATATGTACTGGAATGAGTCTGAACCTCAGCCTCCCTACACTACTGCCAGTGCTGAACACCGCAAACCCTCCTTCATGGGATCAGCCCTGGATATCAG TGTTCCAAAGGATGAGATGGAGTTTCAGTCCAATCTGGAGCAAATCAAGGAACATGAGGAAGCCAACTACTCCACCCCGCTGCTCGGAGGGCTGGGTCGTCTCCTCGGTGTCCAGTCCCCTAACTTTCCTCGCTCCTCCCGGGTCTCTCTGCTGCGCCGCCGCCCTGGAGCCCCACAAAGCCGCTTCCCTCTTTACCTGCACCCGGAAGGCCCGTTAACTCCAAGTCAAGGCCGTCAGCCTTTGAACCACGAGCGAGATCCAGACTATGCCTTCTCCACCATGCCCTTGTATGAGAGACCGGGTTTCTACAGCTGTCCACAAACCCCCATCCACTGCGTGCCCCCTGCGATGCCCCGCCCTCGACCTGCCCGGCGAACTCAGAATGAGTGGGACCGCAGCTGCAGCTCCCTTGCTCCCCCAATAATGGGCTCACAGCTGCTGCCTCCCGACACCCCTAACCACGTCCCCCCACCGCCATCCTCCGCTTTCCCCTGGCTGAGTGCGGATGGCGAGGTGTCTAGTGCCACTACCTTTTCCTTCCCTGACCCACCACCTGAACTCTGCCCAATATCCAAACTGAGACGTGGACATGGCCTGCTGTCCCGCCGCCCTCCACCTCCCCGTCTTAATCTTGACACCCTCCCCTCAGCTGACAGCCAGCCCGGACCCCTAAGTGCTAGGGTGGTAGGAAGCGGGGGAGAAAGGGTATTCTCGTTCACTCCTCCATCTCGCACAGCGGCAGCAAATCCCAGTAATCCCAACAGCAGCTCTGGCAGCATTAACGCAACAAGCACCAACAGTGCTGGCACAATGGGAAGTCTCTGCAACGGTACAAGTCACACTAATTTTAGTAACCATGGGAACTTCAGCACCAGCATGCGGGCAAGCAACGGGGGCACCAATGGCGGGCTGAgcaacaacatgaacacagtTTCCACTTCAGCGTCATCGCAGCAAGAAACCAATCAGCAACACTCACCCAATGATTCAGGAATCTCATTGGCTGAAGGGGACCTGCTAGGTGTTTTGGTAGACGGTGGGGTAAACAAGGCGGCAGGAGGGAGGGAGCAGGACTGA
- the rab3il1 gene encoding guanine nucleotide exchange factor for Rab-3A isoform X1, producing MDAFEGIHSVQISSSPPSSTTASPGYEILKAGRSGIAVYSSSVFFGTPDVLGLPAARHVHKCSRETEEEEGCAVGRLVDLDPEPMSRVEGGGQAGPTSGRDHGNLSRHRSSSLEIKEKEIREKGSEILREQLDTAKRELKLKDKECERLSQVRNQLEQELEELTASLFEEAHKMVHEANVKQAAAEKQLKEAQGKIDVLQAEVTALKTLVLTSTPSSPNRQLHPQLQPSGPRGAYKHVGGHVRNKSASAGFPSLPGKPEPSSVSIQPAAREDREPAVPALLSLILCLVPGQSVNVTFDPYWQERGEGLGTDSRQMDSVLYAEFLMWKENPSVERSSAFLSRIYREDIGPCLSFTRSELSQLVQSAVENNSLTIEPVAMSALPMVKASAIECGGPNGFRAAIETKCALSGMSRLCRHRIKLGDKGSYYYISPSSRTRITAVCNFFTYIRYIQQGLVRHDAEQMFWEVMRLRREMTVAKLGFYLTDQG from the exons ATGGATGCTTTTGAGGGAATTCACAGCGTCCAGATTTCCTCTTCTCCACCATCTTCAACAACAGCCAGCCCAGGATATGAAATCCTCAAAGCAGGGAGATCTGGAATAGCAGTATACTCCTCCTCTGTGTTTTTCGGCACACCTGATGTCCTGGGACTGCCAGCCGCCAGACACGTGCACAAGTGCAGCAGGGaaactgaggaggaggagggctgtGCTGTTGGACG GTTAGTAGATCTGGATCCAGAGCCAATGTCCAGAGTGGAGGGAGGAGGCCAGGCTGGGCCCACCTCAGGCAGGGACCATGGCAACCTCTCTCGGCATCGTAGCTCCTCGCTGGagatcaaagaaaaagaaatcagagAAAAGGGTTCGGAGATCCTCAGGGAACAGCTGGACACTGCAAAGAGG GAACTGAAACTAAAGGACAAGGAGTGTGAGCGTCTGTCGCAAGTCAGGAATCAGCTGgagcaggagctggaggagctgaCTGCCAGTCTGTTTGAG GAAGCTCACAAGATGGTGCATGAAGCTAACGTCAAACAAGCAGCTGCGGAGAAACAACTGAAGGAGGCTCAGGGAAAG ATTGATGTTCTGCAAGCAGAGGTGACGGCGCTCAAGACTCTGGTGTTGACATCAACACCATCTTCACCAAACCGCCAGCTGCATCCACAGCTGCAGCCGTCAGGACCCAGGGGAGCGTACAAACACGTCGGGGGTCACGTCCGCAACAAGAGCGCAAGTGCGGGCTTTCCATCTTTGCCTGGAAAACCAGAACCCTCCTCAGTTTCCATTCAGCCTGCGGCCAGAGAGGACCGAGAG CCTGCTGTtcctgctctcctctctctgataCTCTGCCTGGTTCCTGGCCAGTCTGTCaatgtgacctttgacccttaCTGGCAGGAGCGGGGGGAGGGGCTGGGCACTGACAGCCGACAG ATGGACTCTGTTCTGTATGCAGAGTTTTTGATGTGGAAGGAGAATCCTAGTGTTGAGCGCTCCTCTGCCTTCTTGAGTCGCATCTACAGAGAAGACATCGGACCGTGCCTCTCCTTCACAAGATCTGAG CTGTCACAGCTGGTGCAGAGTGCAGTGGAAAACAATTCTTTGACTATTGAGCCGGTTGCCATGTCAGCGTTACCAATGGTTAAAGCCTCAGCTATTGAGTGTGGCGGCCCAAA tGGCTTTAGGGCAGCAATAGAGAC AAAATGTGCATTAAGCGGCATGTCGCGCCTCTGCCGACATCGCATTAAACTTGGCGACAAGGGGAGCTACTATTACATCTCTCCTTCCAGCCGAACACGG ATCACAGCAGTTTGCAATTTTTTTACTTATATCCGCTACATCCAGCAGGGCCTGGTGAGACACGATG cgGAGCAGATGTTCTGGGAGGTGATGCGTCTCCGCAGAGAGATGACTGTGGCCAAGTTAGGTTTCTACCTCACCGACCAGGGCTAG